In Corynebacterium sp. P4-C1, the sequence TAGCGGACCGGCGAAGAAGGGTCGCCGCCGCCCGACTGCGCACGGGCCTCGCGCGCACCCTGGACCAGCGCACGGGTCGCCGGGTGGGAGGACTCCATTGACAGCGCGCCGGCGATGCGCAGGACCATCTCCTCGCTCTCCCCGTCGAGCGCCGTGACGGACTCGACGAACATCTTCGACTCGGCCAAGGTGCCCACCCGGTTGAACACGACGGTGTCGATGTCCTCCAAGTTGCGCAGAACCACGCCGTCGCGGACGAGCATCCCGTGGCGCGCCGCGGATTCCACCCCCAAGCGCAAAGCGAGCGAGGGAGACAGCGCCAACGCCGCCGGGGCCACACCGGACAGCACCGCCAAGGCAGTGCGCAGCGCAGCATTGTAGTCGCGGGCGATCAGGCCCCACAGAATGAAACTGGCGAAAGCAACCGCCATCGCGATCGGCAACAGCAACGCAGCGCCACGGGCGTACTGCACCGACGCATGGCGCTGGCGGCGGTCCACATCCGTCAACCAGTGGTGCACTGCCTGCCAACGCGTGGCGTGGCCGGTGCGCTGGGCGCGGACCTTGATCTCGCCTTCGCGAATCACCGATCCAGCGTGGACGATGGAGCCGACCTTCACATCCACCTGTTCGTGGAAGTCGATCAGCCCCGGCTCGAGCAGTGCACGGCCGCCCATGATCTTGCCGTCCACGGGGATGACCTCCCCGGGGTGCACGACAATGTCGTCGCCGCGGTTGATCTCGGAGACAGGAATGCTCTCTTCGTCGCAGTCCGCCCCGCCGCGCTTCTTACTGACGCGGACGTACTCGGTGTCGGGGTCGAGGGCCTCGGTGTCGAGCTCGTCGATAAGCAATGTCCGTGCACGGATCGAGTACCTCCTGCCGATCAGCAGCAGCGAGGTGATGCCGCATGCGACATCGAGGAAGAGCTCCGGGCCGTCGGCCGTGCCCTGCGTCGAGGCAAACCAAGAGAACGCTGAATGCCAACCGCGGTGACCCGTCGGCGCGAACGCGATGACCGCCGCTGACCACACGTACGCGATGATCGCCGCAATCGAGCTCGCCCCGTCGAGCGCCGCGATTCCCCGCCGCACTCCGCCCAGCATCGCGCGGTGGAACGGGAACGCGCACCACGTGACGACGGGCGTGGCCAACGCCAGCGACACCCACTGCCAGCCGTCGAACTGGGCGGGTTCGAAATACGCCATCACCAAGACCGGGATGGTGAGCACCAGCGCCAACCACATGCGGGCCGGGGTGACCATGTCGCGTGCGGTGTAGAGCACGTCCTCGTGCTTCTGTTGCTGGCGCGGCTGGCCGTAACCCGCTCGGCGGGCCTTATCCAGGGAGCGGGCCGCCAGGCGCTGCCGCCGGCGCATACGGCTGGGCAAGTCTTTGACCGGCTTGCGGCGGGCATGGTGCTCGGCTGTCTGCGCCCGCGCCGCGTAGCGCAGCAGGGATGTCTCCGACATCGTCGCCGTGATCCCGCAATCGGTGAAAGCCTGCAGAATCACCGCCGGGCTCGTCGTGTCCGGCGCGGTGACCCACGCCGTGGAGCTCGGGTAGACGATGCGGCACTGCACACCGTCGAGCTCCTCCACCGCTTCCTCGACTTTGTCCACGTCCGGTACCGCCGGAAGCTCCTCCAGCAGGAAAGAATAGGACACGTGCGGGCGGTCCGGAAGGTCGCCGACAGCGGCCCACCCGGAGTGGTCCGTATCGTCCGCGTCCTCGCCGATACCGAAGCCAGCCTCGCGCGCGGCCTCATGCGCGTCCTCGATGGAGCGGCCCAGCGAGCCCGCGGCGCTGTCAGCCGCATCCTCTGAATCCACCGCATCCGCCACGTCGGGATCGACCGTGGACTCTTCCGGGGGTGCCGGGGTCGCGGCACCGTCAGCCGGGTCGTCGGCGGTGCCGGATGCCTCAGCCGCGTCTACTTCTTCGCGTTCGTCATCCTTGACATTCGTTGCGTCATGTTCCTGGGCCACAGTCTCACCCCTTTCCGTGCGGTCGCCGTGTTCTCCACGTAGTCGTGTTCATCGCGTAGTCGTGAAAATTTGCGCGGGCTGGCAACTGCAGCCCCCGCGGTTGAAGATTTAGAATCGCGGGCTCATCTTATCCACGAAAGCGTTGGAGTCCGGCCGGAAGGTGAACAGCATCGCGAAAGCGAGCGGAAT encodes:
- a CDS encoding cation-translocating P-type ATPase — translated: MAQEHDATNVKDDEREEVDAAEASGTADDPADGAATPAPPEESTVDPDVADAVDSEDAADSAAGSLGRSIEDAHEAAREAGFGIGEDADDTDHSGWAAVGDLPDRPHVSYSFLLEELPAVPDVDKVEEAVEELDGVQCRIVYPSSTAWVTAPDTTSPAVILQAFTDCGITATMSETSLLRYAARAQTAEHHARRKPVKDLPSRMRRRQRLAARSLDKARRAGYGQPRQQQKHEDVLYTARDMVTPARMWLALVLTIPVLVMAYFEPAQFDGWQWVSLALATPVVTWCAFPFHRAMLGGVRRGIAALDGASSIAAIIAYVWSAAVIAFAPTGHRGWHSAFSWFASTQGTADGPELFLDVACGITSLLLIGRRYSIRARTLLIDELDTEALDPDTEYVRVSKKRGGADCDEESIPVSEINRGDDIVVHPGEVIPVDGKIMGGRALLEPGLIDFHEQVDVKVGSIVHAGSVIREGEIKVRAQRTGHATRWQAVHHWLTDVDRRQRHASVQYARGAALLLPIAMAVAFASFILWGLIARDYNAALRTALAVLSGVAPAALALSPSLALRLGVESAARHGMLVRDGVVLRNLEDIDTVVFNRVGTLAESKMFVESVTALDGESEEMVLRIAGALSMESSHPATRALVQGAREARAQSGGGDPSSPVRYELVSIEEEPSGDVTGRISLTYVDEEGHETATQVDARLWRPVNLSNLHGALAVAATSGGTPVVVGWKGKDRGVITLFDPYKDDADEAVMALESRGLETVMLTRDTYPVARRMADYLGISTVLAGITNDRKPGAIRNLRAGGAHVAVVGDNTVADALRAGNVSMMYATTEDIESGQQRRRRLSAVLLRSDVMAVPQLIVHAQRVGAIIDRNQFLAWGYNIAVLAGAAAGAIPPIAATVLMLGASLLIEFLSMRARRFPRVDRL